The Triticum urartu cultivar G1812 chromosome 6, Tu2.1, whole genome shotgun sequence genome includes the window GTCTTGCTCGTGGACGAGCGCGGCCTGGGTGGGATCTTGAAACACGTCGGCTCTGCCTGCCTGCGTTTCTGGGCTGTGCTGGTGTTTCTTCAGCGATTAGTTGCCCTGTGATTTACAGAAACCTCTATCTAGTCTGAAGTTTGAACCTGtgttttttctttctttgtttCGCGAATGCAGCCTGGACCTGTCTGTCTGTCTGTTTGCATCGTCCAAGCTTGAGCATAAGGATTTCATTTTATTCATTTATCACTCGAGCTGTTGATGGTTTTCCAGCCGGCTGCAGCTAGCCACCTCAACTTAGGTGCTGAGGTTTCACGATTGTGAttgatttttttatttatttatctaCAGTAATTTGTGCAACTCTGAATAATATATCCTTCAGGAATGCAGTTCAGTGTTAGGGATGCTTCTCTTAGTTTTTTAATGAGTACTTTTCAAAAGACTGAGCCGACATGTCATGGTGAGAccaaaaaaatcatcaaagaTGTATCGTAGTCGAATAAATGCAGAAATGAAAAATAAATCAGAAATAAATGCGAACGCCAAGATTTAATTGAATAAAAATACTCCTACATGTCTAGTATCCGGAAAGGCCAAACGTAAATAAGCTGTTGGCTTACTTTTACAACCAACGTTTTCGCAGGTGTACCTCGTAGTTGCCTTCGACTATTTTGTCTAACCTGCAAAATCATTTGTCTTTATCCGCACAATTCTATTATGTTTAATTAATCAACGGGACATTATCTTTTGCTTCTGTTTTGAAAAAAGAAATAATTTTTTGCCGGGCCTCCGTAGTGATCTTCACTCCGCTTTTTTCTAAGTAACTaaataattttttattttttgtaaagAAATATAGGATCGTTTAGGTCACTATTTTAATCCGAAGCTGACAAATATTAATGTGTGGAAGTCTCTCTTGGGTGGATTTTGTTTGCACTATGGTACGGTGGCGGAGAAGAAGATACCGTGGAAAAGATACCTCCAACCCCCGGGCGACAGATTCCGTTACGGCAGCCTCCAAAATCCGGCGagtcgccgtcgtcgtcgtcgccgcctcGTATCCGTTAGCAACAACAACAGACGGAGCACCCAACCCCACGTCCCCCCCTCCTCTTCTCTCCACTCTCCGCTCTCCACGCACGCGCGCACGCACCTCACCTCatcccctctccccctccccctcccccctgcCCCGACACAGCGGCAGCGCCCGCCCCATGCCGCTGCCGCTGCACCCCTGCTGCGCCGCCGGCGCCGCGGCGACGCCCGCCATGGCCACCACGGCCGGCAGCTGCAACGCGtcctccgccccgccgccccggtACCTCGGCTCCGGCCAGGGCCGGCTCCGCCTCGCTCCGGCAGCCAGCCGGCGTAACAGCCCGCTCCTCCGCTGCTCCGCGTCCGGCGGTGACGGGCCCGACAAGGTTCTTGAGAAGCGCCGGGCCGAGCTCACCGCCCGCATTTCCTCCGGCGAGTTCACCGCCCAGGGGCCCGGGTCAGTGCTCCCCGCCTAATTCCTCATCCTCTCCGCGCATTTCTTTCCCCTCGCGTAGCTCCGGTGCTGATTGGATTGGGCGCGGTGCTTGAATTGTTCTGTTCAGATGGCTCGCGCCCGTCGCGGCGAGGCTGGCCAAGCTCGGCCCGCCAGGGGAGCTCGCGGCCGGGCTGCTCACCAAGGTAGCGGGCGGCGAGCGCAGGGGGCCGGAGCTGCCGCAGGCGGTCGGGTCGCTGGCCTCCGTCGCCGGGGAGGCCTTCTTCCTGCCGCTCTACGACCTCTTCCTCACCTACGGCGGCGTCTTCCGCCTCAACTTCGGGCCCAAGGTGAGCGAGCCATCCATCGAATTGCCCCCAAAATTTCAGTCTTCTGAACCCTGCCATGTTGCTAATGCTCTGCACCTTTCTTTTCATTTTCTTCGTCCAGTCTTTCCTCATCGTCTCTGATCCGGATGTAGCTAAGCATATCCTGAGGGACAACTCCAAGGCTTATTCCAAGGTTTGGTTCTGAATTTGGTTCTACTCATTTCCAAACAGTAGAGAAATGTTTCAAAAGGCTTCAGAAGTCAGTAGGATGCCTGTTTGATTCAGTCCTTGTTTGATCATGGTGGGTGCAGGGTATCCTTGCGGAAATACTGGAGTTTGTGATGGGCACCGGTCTGATCCCGGCTGATGGGGAGATCTGGCGTGTTCGACGGCGTGCCATTGTACCAGCATTACACCAGAAGGTTCTAGCTTCCTACTGACAATCAAGTTTTTGTGTGTATTGCTTTCTTTCTAGTGTGGTTTTACTCACTTGAATATTGTGCTTGGCAGTACGTGACAGCGATGATAGGTCTCTTCGGAAATGCTTCAGATCGGCTCTGCCAGAAGCTGGACAAGGCGGCATCCGACGGGGAGGATGTGGAGATGGAATCTCTCTTCTCTCGGCTAACGCTGGATGTCATCGGGAAGGCAGTGTTCAATTATGATTTTGATTCATTATCTTACGATAATGGAATAGTTGAGGTTATTGCTCAGATTTTGTCGTATTCCTGAGTACATTATGAAATTTCATTTGCTTATGTTTTCTGTCAACTTTACTTATTCGGTTTGCTGGTTCATCATCAGGCTGTGTATGTAACATTACGGGAAGCGGAAATGCGGAGTACATCTCCTATTCCAACTTGGGAAATACCCATATGGAAAGACATCTCCCCTCGGCAGAGGAAGGTCAATGAAGCTCTCGCACTGATAAATAATATTCTTGATGAACTAATTGCTACTTGCAAGGTAAGCCTTCTCTTATACTTTGACATTAGTAAATAGTAATTATTGTGTTTAGAAAAATCATGACACTGGGACAATTACTGCAGAGGATGGTAGATGAAGAAGATTTGCAGTTTCATGAGGAATACATGAATGAGAAAGATCCTAGTATTCTTCATTTTCTATTGGCATCTGGAGATGATGTATGGGACATCTGCACTGACAAAGTCGTTTAGATATTTTAACCTGCTGATATTCACATTGCTCCATTGTTCAATCCATCTATCTTAGGTGTCCAGCAAGCAGCTCCGTGATGATCTGATGACAATGCTCATAGCTGGCCATGAGACCTCTGCAGCAGTCTTGACTTGGACATTTTATCTTCTGTCTAAGGTGTGATACTGCCAATAACTGAAAACTCAGTGCTATAGTAGTATAGCAATGTCAAATGATAATGTGCcgttcatcattttcatattcatCAAGCCATCAATATTGGTACTTATTCTCACTGTTATCTATTGCTAACTTGCAGTATCCGAATGTAATGTCCAAGCTCCAAGCTGAGGTAGACTCAACTTTTATGCTCAATGTGGGTTTCCATGGAGGTACACTTCTGAATCGTACAAATGCCAATTAACTTTTCTTTGCTCAATTATCCACAGGCTGATGCTGTTCTAGGAGATGGTTTACCAACACTTGATGATGTGAAGAAACTTAAATATACTACTCGAGTTATTAACGAAGTAAGTACCAAAAACTGTTGCCTTGCCACATAATGAGTTTCGTCGTTGAATGATAACATTACATTTATTGCAGTCTTTGAGACTATATCCACAGCCGCCAGTTTTAATTCGCCGCTCCCTTGAGGATGATATGCTAGGGGAGTACCCGATCGGCAAGTAAGCATTTTCCAGCAGAATTCTATCTGTTAAATCACTAAAGAAAAGGCTAGCTTAGTCTCTAGTCAAGTGTAAGGAGTAAGGATCGTTTATTATTTTGTCACAAAAC containing:
- the LOC125515459 gene encoding protein LUTEIN DEFICIENT 5, chloroplastic-like — protein: MPLPLHPCCAAGAAATPAMATTAGSCNASSAPPPRYLGSGQGRLRLAPAASRRNSPLLRCSASGGDGPDKVLEKRRAELTARISSGEFTAQGPGWLAPVAARLAKLGPPGELAAGLLTKVAGGERRGPELPQAVGSLASVAGEAFFLPLYDLFLTYGGVFRLNFGPKSFLIVSDPDVAKHILRDNSKAYSKGILAEILEFVMGTGLIPADGEIWRVRRRAIVPALHQKYVTAMIGLFGNASDRLCQKLDKAASDGEDVEMESLFSRLTLDVIGKAVFNYDFDSLSYDNGIVEAVYVTLREAEMRSTSPIPTWEIPIWKDISPRQRKVNEALALINNILDELIATCKRMVDEEDLQFHEEYMNEKDPSILHFLLASGDDVSSKQLRDDLMTMLIAGHETSAAVLTWTFYLLSKYPNVMSKLQAEADAVLGDGLPTLDDVKKLKYTTRVINESLRLYPQPPVLIRRSLEDDMLGEYPIGKGEDIFISIWNLHRCPKHWDDADVFNPERWPLDGPNPNETNQKFSYLPFGGGPRKCVGDMFATFETVVATAMLVKRFDFQMAPGAPPVEMTTGATIHTTKGLNMTVTRRIKPPVIPNLEMKIVSDSEGSTSSTASVAVSTASIASEEGQQVEVSTSQV